A genomic window from Leishmania mexicana MHOM/GT/2001/U1103 complete genome, chromosome 14 includes:
- a CDS encoding putative j-binding protein, with protein MCERYTAANEYEKAEMRNGLYMREYPLFAYSMRHQRALFHPADYVSRILQFCSYYVQVPDTDVLSLQDRSPFLHISPIKEICTRLRLIARGTPVAPDDSESPVPEQLRFHAESDVEKLATECSTAMTIAASSGGASETEQLPLFSGVAPSALFQKDAVEEVDKDAEEAMEDLTGEETVDAVHSFQPEYLTLDGFELVTKASIFYDREGEGQRVVAVYIPGGVPEDTCRAAAAVLEPAATKKNLRAPTNGGLPPDTGIVGYYDYLTNPTQHKCRETEFSRRNWGLLAQSEQLLKHLDKLYSQLAPMHHHLQRVAIPSQYQLCGTVFSTITVNRNFRTAVHTDKGDFRSGLGVLSVINGEFEGCHLAIKRLKKAFQLKVGDVLLFDTSLEHGNTEVINPEIHWQRTSVVCYLRTGLMSSVCEMERRKHLNRLILQQLLNTEVRHTTVNINGADSSLPPLFVPTRLASHLAPVQLSALGFIVERAEKQSGCVVAMTMGLGKTLVALTLCFSQLHLAPQADILILTPKPIISHWVDEKNKWGMHGLHFPHFVASDGLNSLEFEQQLLEYERQKNNEKPKLGHIFVINGEYLAGFLRRFKRFTPLLMIVDEGHRVAAKGNKLTESLDRLRCNLRIVLSGTPLQNDASELYRLVGWVNKGVSRVLPPKRFQELANDINQFVEGDDGAFYNAVMAQEYIQDWMRGFVFREMENDLPPLHDYLLICGSSDVQLEYEEKLGLTETAMAALKATEHRPHHLSTHPACYLAFISDSYQSMVSGWTVRAQPNTSRSRVSQLEEIDTMRLEQYVQLVENEQLDAFIDLSGKMRVLVDIVLRVQARKEKLIIFSLYVGSQDLIHRTLTALRVCTFTVRGRDSQDRRRRAMQEFSENKDLIVLVLSTKIAAYGLDFTAANHVVLFDSWWNPQVDAQAIARAYRRNQRKPVTVYRLISATENKFVLRSQTRKIALFKCILHERTSRQALPDELEDCAANEKDEERKNFWAKLKTASLAGGTRALLNVYRYQESVRESE; from the coding sequence ATGTGTGAGCGGTACACCGCAGCCAACGAGTACGAGAAGGCGGAAATGCGCAACGGCCTGTATATGCGAGAATACCCACTATTCGCATACAGCATGCGCCATCAGAGGGCACTATTTCACCCAGCCGACTACGTGAGTCGGATTCTCCAGTTCTGCTCTTATTATGTCCAGGTGCCCGACACAGACGTTTTGTCGCTGCAGGACAGGAGTCCTTTTCTTCACATTTCCCCCATAAAGGAAATTTGCACACGTCTTCGCCTCATTGCCCGCGGCACCCCAGTGGCACCAGACGATTCCGAGTCGCCGGTGCCAGAGCAGCTGCGGTTTCATGCAGAGTCAGACGTTGAGAAGCTTGCAACCGAGTGTTCGACCGCTATGACCATCGCAGCCAGTAGTGGTGGCGCCTCGGAGACGGAGCAGCTGCCTCTCTTCAGCGGTGTtgcgccgtcggcgctgtTTCAGAAAGACGCAGTGGAGGAGGTCGACAAGGATGCTGAGGAAGCCATGGAGGATCTCACCGGCGAGGAGACAGTGGACGCAGTGCACAGCTTTCAGCCAGAGTACTTGACACTGGACGGATTTGAGCTGGTGACAAAAGCGTCCATCTTCTACGACCgcgaaggggaggggcagcgcgTCGTTGCGGTGTACATTCCAGGAGGGGTACCAGAGGACACgtgccgcgcagccgcagcggtcctggagccggcggcgacgaaAAAGAACTTGCGGGCGCCAACGAACGGTGGACTGCCACCAGACACCGGGATCGTGGGCTACTACGACTACCTTACGAATCCTACCCAACACAAGTGCAGAGAGACAGAATTCAGCCGCAGGAACTGGGGACTCTTAGCCCAGAGCGAGCAACTGCTGAAGCATCTCGACAAGCTGTACAGTCAGTTGGCTCCAATGCACCATCATCTGCAAAGGGTGGCCATCCCGTCACAGTACCAGCTCTGCGGAACAGTCTTCAGCACCATCACTGTTAACAGAAACTtccgcaccgccgtgcacaCCGACAAGGGTGACTTTCGGAGTGGCTTGGGGGTTCTCTCAGTTATCAACGGCGAGTTTGAGGGATGCCATCTCGCCATCAAAAGGCTCAAGAAGGCGTTCCAGCTCAAAGTCGGCGACGTTCTTCTTTTCGACACGTCTCTGGAGCACGGCAACACGGAGGTGATAAACCCGGAAATTCACTGGCAGCGAACCAGCGTTGTGTGCTACCTGCGCACTGGACTAATGTCCTCTGTGTGCGAGATGGAGCGACGTAAGCACCTGAATCGGCTCATTCTCCAGCAACTGCTCAACACGGAGGTCCGCCACACGACGGTGAACATCAATGGAGCCGACAGCAGCCTGCCACCGCTGTTTGTGCCGACTCGCCTGGCGAGCCATTTGGCGCCAGTGCAGCTTTCTGCCCTCGGCTTCATTGTGGAGCGGGCGGAGAAGCAGAGTGGATGCGTGGTGGCAATGACGATGGGACTGGGCAAAACGCTTGTTGCACTCACGTTGTGCTTCTCACAGCTGCATCTTGCACCACAGGCCGACATACTCATCCTCACGCCAAAGCCAATCATCAGTCACTGGGTGGACGAGAAGAACAAGTGGGGCATGCACGGGCTCCACTTTCCGCACTTCGTCGCCTCCGATGGGCTCAACTCGTTGGAGTtcgagcagcagcttctcgagTACGAACGTCAGAAGAACAACGAGAAACCCAAGTTGGGCCACATCTTCGTCATCAACGGCGAGTACCTGGCAGGGTTTCTGCGACGTTTCAAGCGATTCACGCCCTTGCTCATGATCGTGGATGAGGGCCACCGAGTGGCTGCGAAAGGGAATAAATTGACGGAGTCACTCGATCGCCTACGCTGCAACCTCCGCATCGTGTTATCCGGCACGCCTTTGCAAAACGACGCCAGCGAACTGTATCGGCTAGTGGGGTGGGTAAACAAAGGCGTCAGCAGGGTACTACCGCCGAAGCGCTTCCAGGAGCTCGCGAATGACATCAACCAGTTCGTCGAGGGCGACGATGGTGCCTTCTACAATGCAGTGATGGCGCAGGAGTACATTCAGGACTGGATGCGTGGGTTCGTGTTTCGTGAAATGGAGAACGACCTGCCACCGCTCCACGATTACCTGTTGATATGCGGCTCCTCCGATGTGCAGCTGGAGTATGAGGAGAAGCTGGGCCTCACGGAGACGGCCATGGCAGCCCTGAAAGCCACGGAGCACCGACCGCATCACCTCTCCACACACCCCGCGTGCTACCTGGCCTTCATCTCCGACAGCTACCAATCGATGGTAAGCGGGTGGACagtgcgcgcgcagccgaATACGTCCCGGTCGCGAGTGtcccagctggaggagatcGATACCATGCGACTGGAGCAGTATGTCCAGTTGGTGGAAAACGAGCAACTCGACGCCTTCATCGATTTGAGCGGCAAGATGCGGGTGCTCGTGGATAttgtgctgcgcgtgcaAGCCCGCAAGGAGAAGCTCATCATTTTCTCCCTCTATGTGGGTTCGCAGGACCTGATTCATCGCAccctgacggcgctgcgggtcTGCACATTTACTGTTCGCGGCCGCGACTCACaagaccgccgccgccgcgccatgCAGGAGTTCAGCGAGAACAAAGACCTCATTGTGTTGGTATTATCGACAAAGATCGCCGCCTACGGTCTTGACTTCACGGCGGCGAATCACGTTGTTCTATTTGACTCGTGGTGGAACCCGCAGGTGGACGCGCAGGCCATCGCGCGCGCGTACAGGCGAAATCAACGGAAGCCAGTGACCGTGTATCGCCTTATCTCTGCAACCGAAAACAAGTTCGTGCTGCGCTCACAGACCCGAAAGATTGCCCTGTTCAAGTGCATCCTCCACGAGCGCACCAGTCGGCAGGCTCTGCCCGACGAGCTGGAGGACTGCGCAGCGAACGAGAAGGATGAAGAACGGAAGAACTTTTGGGCAAAGCTGAAGACGGCCTCTCTGGCTGGGGGTACTCGGGCGTTGTTGAACGTGTATCGCTACCAGGAGAGCGTTCGCGAAAGCGAATAA
- a CDS encoding nucleoside hydrolase-like protein, translated as MPRRKIIIDTDCGGDDAIGIMTALADPNTDVIAMTAVWGNVNVNQGMENIGKLLDVFERDIPFYKGAEAPLVSDPETVQWGGFGKDGFGDADFLPSARVQEQSKTHAALAITELLRAAKPDEDTVYQLVCLGPLTNIALAMRLDPEVFHVLGSETEPAITIMGGATEAKGNSNLTSEFNMHCDPEAAYIVFNQRNMRPVRVVSWEVTVDCSMTWTFFDKWIGRQEDGKKQQNRFQVFIEKVFQRLEAFTRPLPDGTKANTGDAEATQDNTCVIPDAVAMVAALYPDSILDRFITYCTVELHGRETRGQTCLDWYGTKQSMAKRGRWCNCELITRVDNARFLEAMNGILKYQV; from the coding sequence ATGCCTCGCCGAAAGATTATTATCGACACGGActgtggcggcgacgatgccaTTGGCATCATGACCGCGCTGGCGGACCCCAACACCGATGTCATCGCCATGACAGCCGTCTGGGGCAACGTCAACGTGAATCAGGGAATGGAGAACATCGGCAAGCTCCTCGACGTTTTCGAGCGCGACATTCCCTTCTACAAGGGTGCCGAGGCGCCGCTCGTGTCGGATCCCGAGACGGTGCAGTGGGGCGGCTTCGGCAAGGACGGCTTTGGCGATGCGGATTTTCTGCCGTCCGCACGGGTGCAGGAGCAGTCCAAGAcgcacgccgccctcgccatcacggagctgctgcgagcgGCCAAGCCGGACGAGGATACTGTCTACCAGCTCGTCTGCCTGGGACCCCTCACCAACATTGCTCTGGCGATGCGACTTGATCCGGAAGTGTTCCACGTACTGGGCAGCGAGACGGAACCGGCCATCACAATCATGGGTGGCGCGACCGAGGCGAAGGGCAACTCGAACTTGACGTCAGAGTTCAACATGCACTGCGACCCTGAGGCAGCGTACATCGTCTTCAACCAGCGTAATATGCGTCCCGTCCGCGTTGTTTCGTGGGAAGTAACGGTGGACTGCTCCATGACGTGGACGTTCTTTGACAAGTGGATAGGCCGCCAGGAGGACGGGAAGAAGCAGCAAAACAGGTTTCAAGTTTTCATTGAGAAGGTGTTCCAGCGGCTGGAGGCCTTCACCCGTCCGCTTCCCGATGGCACCAAGGCGAACACCGGGGACGCAGAGGCGACGCAGGACAACACGTGCGTCATCCCTGATGCGGTGGCCATGGTCGCCGCTCTTTACCCCGACAGCATTCTGGATCGCTTCATCACCTACTGCACCGTAGAGCTGCACGGGCGTGAGACGCGTGGTCAAACCTGTCTGGATTGGTACGGCACTAAGCAGTCGATGGCAAAGCGAGGGCGGTGGTGCAACTGCGAGCTGATCACCCGTGTCGATAACGCTCGCTTCCTAGAGGCGATGAATGGCATTCTGAAGTACCAAGTTTAA